The genomic region catcacaacTACATCCATTCTTCCTTGCGCTCTTGTGCATGTGCAACACAAATCTGAGAGCAACATCATCAAtgcaagatcatggaggataggagagCAACGAAGACTAGCCCTATTAGACACGTGAAGGCATACTTTGTTTGATTTCATTAGTATTTGCATGTTTGTAGATTCTTGATTGATgttgtgttgaattagtttgtagatctagggttagtggttggcttagttagggtttacaaataggtgcAAATTCAACATAAACAGAAAAGCATCAAACTTCAAAATTCTTTTTATGGTATTAGAGTCAGTGATGATTATTGTCAGTTGCAAAAGAGGTTGAAGGTGAATTTGTCATGGTTTAATACAGTGTGGTATTGTGTGAGAAGTACAAACTAACAGTTTCTTCTTGGAACGTGGTTGGCATGCAGGTTTCTGCAGACATCGTCCAACATCATTTGCTAATTTAATTTTGCATTCAATTGGAGCCAACTTCTATTACATGTAAGGAAAATCTCATTTCAAGTACAAGAGATCTGCATGCATGCTGAGAAAAATCTTGCTCACAGAACCAATTTGCAAGAAAACTGCCAAGAAAGACCGTCCATCAATATTGAATATAGTTATGAAATAAAAAAGCAAGCATTCATCCTATAGAAAATTTGATGAAAGGGTGGGGCAGGAGGAAGGGGAGGAGTGGAGGGCTGTAGCCAAACCATCTAAGACTCGTCTAAAGGAAGGCCAAATAAACTGCTAAACTTCCCAACTGCATTATGAATTACTCTGAACGGACAGGTCTGATTCTTTTTCACTAAAACTCAAGTGCAGAATTGGAAACATTACCAATAATATAAATTTAGCATTTGCTATAGACTAGACATTGCATATGAAACTTAAGCTACATACCTGGACCCATAGTTCAGAGGGTAATCCATCACGGCCTGGAATTAGCTGAGTGTTTGTGGGAACTATTGTTGATGTAATAGCAGCTGTTCCTCGTCTTCCTTTTACAGGAGCAACAGATCCTGCAGCAGAAGCATTCCAGAAGTCCATACCAATATTTAGATTTGGCATAGGTAAGCTGACTGCTAGCTTTTCTGCTGCAGGTGTAATTGATACTATTGCACCCCTGCTTGCAGTCAACTTAGCTTCTCCAGCTGGAATATTCATATCATGTGCACCTGTGCCTTTtatttgtaataaaataataagTCATTAATGGTTGGTGGTAAACCTGTTGTCAATTGAGTAGTCAAGCAACCAGTAGAAATGAAAACTCATCATTCACAAAGGGATACATTTTGTTAACGGTTGGTCAAATAAATCTAAAACAATTAGTATTACCAAATTGGTTCATGCAAAAAATAGAAAACTGTGTCTGTCTGATAAGTACAAGTAGGATTCATGAAAAGACATCAAGCATTTAAGATGAaatctttaataaaaaaatttaaaaataaacataCCATTCATGATTAGTGGTTCAAGGTTTCTTTTCCTCCCAGTATCCAACCCCTGAGAAATATCCAGAAAAGATGCAACACCTTTGTAAAATAATACATAACAGCACAAGGGTATTTGCAAAAGTAacccaaaaaagagggaaaaaataaTGAGATCAGCATCCACACATTTGTGTACAAGAAATACAGAACAAATTTTCTTACATTTAGTGAATTGCCTTCCTCACTCCCTTCACTTGAACCGTCACTACCACTGTCCCCGCTGAAACTGGCAGTTCTATTTAGATCATTAACATATAAGTTACAACCATAGGAGAAAAGGTAGGAAAATAGGAGTTGCCTAGAACAGAAACTGATTTATGTGGAGTTATCTAAGCAGCATCCTAGAGCTTCTCACTCTGATATTATAGTTTAATAAGTTTATCAATGTCAATTATCAAATTTTGCAGCCTTCAAAACCCACCTTTGTGAGAAGGCGCCATTTGCAGTAGCAGGTGCTGCTTTTCCACCCTCTCCTTTACTTGTAACAATTTCAAGCTTTCCCAAACTTCCTTTTACCCTCTTCATTGAATTCCGTCCTTTAGCCCCCAAGGACTTTGCCTCTGGATCTGTGTTTTGTGTAACTGAAGTCTGTCTTCACGGAAAGTAGATATCAGATTTCCATTCAAACATTTCTTAAAAGATTAAAACATTAACAACTGGGTGCTAAAATTTATTAAGATCATTTCCAGATAATTACTGCCTACAATATTTCTGTAATTACCATTACAACATCTGTAGGATTGCCATTTGATGGGACCCCATATTGAGTGAATGTATGCGCACCCTAAAGTTGCAATCAAGACCACAATGTTAGAAAAGTTAGGATAATAAAATAGACCATATGTCCACAAACATATATAGCCAAAAATACATGTTAAACTATAGGTAACAAAGGGAGTGATCATCTCCTTCATTATTGACTTACCTGGAAAGAAAAATCACAAAGGCAGGCGCATACTTTCAAACTATAGTATtataaaaggaaaagacaagaatgaCAAAACTCAAGGAATTAGAACTTACATGAGGTACCGATGGATGGCCATAAATTCCTCCAGATGGATACACAGCAGCATAGGGAGGAGTTGTTCCATAAGGTGGCATTAAATGCTAAACCAAGCAAATATACCACTCTATAAAATTAGTTAAAAGCTTCAACTGGATTCTTTCTTAAAATTTGGAATGGAAACCAAAAATGTTTATTATTACCTGACCTCCCCACATGTATGGATGCGGTGTTGGGCCAGATGCAAAATAAGGAGGTGGTGGGGGGGTGACACCTGCACCATAATATGCCTACACAAGAAGCATTTTTTAGACAGATTTAGGGAAAATACAGTTGATGTGGACTTCTATCAATCTGGAATTTCTTTTATTGAGAGCAAAAGCAAGAATAACCCATTACATGCTATAGATACAAGAATTGAAAAACAACAAGACCTGAAAAGAGGTGATCCAATCAGGATATGCAGGTGTAGCAGCCGGTTGTTCCTGTAAATACAGAAACATAGTGCCATATTTATCTTATGAATACATTTAAGGTGGAAATGTATCTTAACCAAACAAAATGAATATAGTGATTCTCACCTGTGGCGTTGAAGATGGCTTCACAGTCTTTGCCTGTGTTCCTCCTTCCCCTCCTACCTGTGATGTAGGAGATGGTTTTGCAGACTTTGTTTGGGTTCCCCCTTCCCCTCCCATAGCCAATTCAAGTAGAAACTGACTCCAAAGTTGGGGAAAATATATATAGGAATACAAACCCTTATACTTGTCTTCTCAATTGCCTACTGTctagaagcaaaaaaaaaagagatgaaagTATTAGAGGTCCACTAAGCACCAtccataaatgcaaaaaaaaataaaacagaTCAAGCAAAATGCATTTATCTCTTTAATCAGTCATCACAAATTTCTATAGCAACGTTTAAAATCTTTTATCAGCCACTGAATCAATGAGTATGGGAATAAATACCCTTTGCTTGCAAATTAAGCCCTAGCATATCATAATCAGATTGATAATCAACAAAAAGTTAAGCACCAGGTTAATACACTGTAAGAAACATACACACTTAATAAATATAATAACCATAAAtgaagaacaatgcctaataaacaATCTGCTTACAACAAAAAAGCAGTTAGTGAAAGTATAGAAAGAATATCCATACAACCATCTAATACAGATAACTCATTACGGAGCCCAAGAAATCCA from Cryptomeria japonica chromosome 3, Sugi_1.0, whole genome shotgun sequence harbors:
- the LOC131076020 gene encoding bZIP transcription factor 16 isoform X1; protein product: MGGEGGTQTKSAKPSPTSQVGGEGGTQAKTVKPSSTPQEQPAATPAYPDWITSFQAYYGAGVTPPPPPYFASGPTPHPYMWGGQHLMPPYGTTPPYAAVYPSGGIYGHPSVPHGAHTFTQYGVPSNGNPTDVVMTSVTQNTDPEAKSLGAKGRNSMKRVKGSLGKLEIVTSKGEGGKAAPATANGAFSQRTASFSGDSGSDGSSEGSEEGNSLNGLDTGRKRNLEPLIMNGTGAHDMNIPAGEAKLTASRGAIVSITPAAEKLAVSLPMPNLNIGMDFWNASAAGSVAPVKGRRGTAAITSTIVPTNTQLIPGRDGLPSELWVQDERELKRQRRKQSNRESARRSRLRKQAECEELTAKVDILSAENMALRNELAHVEEERKKLASSNGLLREQLRNQLGESALAEIDKLSSTKTESHFIQTESKEHFQVASKLSNSNSSQRNEQREVEVHETTSKTHLALEANAHSDTVAVG
- the LOC131076020 gene encoding bZIP transcription factor 16 isoform X3 is translated as MGGEGGTQTKSAKPSPTSQVGGEGGTQAKTVKPSSTPQEQPAATPAYPDWITSFQAYYGAGVTPPPPPYFASGPTPHPYMWGGQHLMPPYGTTPPYAAVYPSGGIYGHPSVPHGAHTFTQYGVPSNGNPTDVVMTSVTQNTDPEAKSLGAKGRNSMKRVKGSLGKLEIVTSKGEGGKAAPATANGAFSQRTASFSGDSGSDGSSEGSEEGNSLNGLDTGRKRNLEPLIMNGSVAPVKGRRGTAAITSTIVPTNTQLIPGRDGLPSELWVQDERELKRQRRKQSNRESARRSRLRKQAECEELTAKVDILSAENMALRNELAHVEEERKKLASSNGLLREQLRNQLGESALAEIDKLSSTKTESHFIQTESKEHFQVASKLSNSNSSQRNEQREVEVHETTSKTHLALEANAHSDTVAVG
- the LOC131076020 gene encoding bZIP transcription factor 16 isoform X2, with amino-acid sequence MGGEGGTQTKSAKPSPTSQVGGEGGTQAKTVKPSSTPQEQPAATPAYPDWITSFQAYYGAGVTPPPPPYFASGPTPHPYMWGGQHLMPPYGTTPPYAAVYPSGGIYGHPSVPHGAHTFTQYGVPSNGNPTDVVMTSVTQNTDPEAKSLGAKGRNSMKRVKGSLGKLEIVTSKGEGGKAAPATANGAFSQSFSGDSGSDGSSEGSEEGNSLNGLDTGRKRNLEPLIMNGTGAHDMNIPAGEAKLTASRGAIVSITPAAEKLAVSLPMPNLNIGMDFWNASAAGSVAPVKGRRGTAAITSTIVPTNTQLIPGRDGLPSELWVQDERELKRQRRKQSNRESARRSRLRKQAECEELTAKVDILSAENMALRNELAHVEEERKKLASSNGLLREQLRNQLGESALAEIDKLSSTKTESHFIQTESKEHFQVASKLSNSNSSQRNEQREVEVHETTSKTHLALEANAHSDTVAVG
- the LOC131076020 gene encoding bZIP transcription factor 16 isoform X4; protein product: MGGEGGTQTKSAKPSPTSQVGGEGGTQAKTVKPSSTPQEQPAATPAYPDWITSFQAYYGAGVTPPPPPYFASGPTPHPYMWGGQHLMPPYGTTPPYAAVYPSGGIYGHPSVPHGAHTFTQYGVPSNGNPTDVVMTSVTQNTDPEAKSLGAKGRNSMKRVKGSLGKLEIVTSKGEGGKAAPATANGAFSQSFSGDSGSDGSSEGSEEGNSLNGLDTGRKRNLEPLIMNGSVAPVKGRRGTAAITSTIVPTNTQLIPGRDGLPSELWVQDERELKRQRRKQSNRESARRSRLRKQAECEELTAKVDILSAENMALRNELAHVEEERKKLASSNGLLREQLRNQLGESALAEIDKLSSTKTESHFIQTESKEHFQVASKLSNSNSSQRNEQREVEVHETTSKTHLALEANAHSDTVAVG